A genomic segment from Conger conger chromosome 2, fConCon1.1, whole genome shotgun sequence encodes:
- the LOC133122602 gene encoding zinc finger protein 436-like, with protein MLWPAPSSGCSTRSHVLMLFSTFWLEFQATLEQTRLQTCTHFQELNFCTPLSSRMMQAGVCLRQDTETTLPELTEQHRIRLKEEELSGLESETECAAPGLNTLEPECVTAHSGVSDVHHTHTSVIKTEADLGSTHTGDLIKTESPERTELGYVTHLHPDQIKTETEDGGYLQAEHISDLQVIQCVDIKSDQMKYESSENLVSDLMDTVMTGAGDHCKGQNKPFQCAGEPEGEIQMGEKLYKCTQCGKCFSTLSHLNRHQRIHTGEKPYQCTQCGKRFCTNSDLNTHLRIHTGERPYKCAQCGKCFSTVSHLISHQRIHTGEKPYKCAQCEKCFCTKSYLDIHMRLHTGETPFKCTQCEKCFKAKSYLDIHMRIHTGENLYKCTQCEKCFNTKSYLNRHLRVHTGEKPYKCVHCGMGFSQISQLNSHQRIHTGEKPYKCTLCGTCFSQTSHLNSHQRIHTGEKPYKCTQCGKSFSHTSTLNCHMMIHTGEKPCRCTQCGKCFSQKSSLNRHKKIHTGEKPCKCAQCGKCFSQASTLHRHKMIHSSEGP; from the exons ATGCTATGGCCTGCTCCATCTTCAGGCTGCTCTACAAGGTCTCATGTTTTGATGTTATTCTCTACTTTTTGGTTGGAGTTTCAAGCTACACTGGAACAAACACGACTACAAACCTGCACACATTTTCAG GAGCTGAACTTCTGCACACCTTTGAGCAGCAGGATGATGCAGGCAGGAGTCTGTCTGAGACAGGACACGGAGACAACactaccagagctcactgagcagcacaggatcagactgaaagaagaggaactcagtggactggagtcagagacagagtgtgctgcaccaggactcaacacactggagccagagtgtgttacagcacacagcggAGTCAGCgatgtacaccacacacacacatcagtgataaaaacagaagCTGATCTGGGCTCCACCCACACTGGGGATCTTATTAAGACGGAGAGCCCTGAAAGGACAGAGCTGGGATATGTGAcccatctgcatcctgaccaaatcaaaacagagaCTGAAGATGGAGGATACCTTCAGGCAGAACACATCAGTGACTTGCAGGTTATTCAATGTGTTGATATTAAATCTGATCAAATGAAGTATGAATCCAGTGAAAATTTAGTGAGTGATCTGATGGATACTGTGATGACTGGGGCTGGTGATCATTGCAAAGGCCAGAACAAACCATTCCAATGTGCAGGAGAGCCAGAAGGTGAAATTCAAATGGGTGAAAAGCTatacaagtgtacacagtgtgggaagtgcttttccacTTTATCTCATTTAAATAgacaccagagaattcatacaggtgaaaagccataccagtgtacacagtgtggaaAGCGTTTTTGTACAAATTCTGATTTAAATacacacctgagaattcatacaggtgaaaggccttacaagtgtgcacagtgtgggaagtgcttttccacAGTATCGCATTTAATTagccaccagagaattcatacaggtgaaaagccatatAAGTGTGCACAATGTGAGAAGTGTTTTTGTACAAAATCTTATTTAGACATTCACATGAGACTTCATACAGGTGAAACGCCATttaagtgtacacagtgtgagaagtgttttaaAGCAAAATCTTATTTAGACATACACATGAGAATTCATACGGGTGAAAACCTGTACAAGTGTACACAATGTGAGAagtgttttaatacaaaatctTATTTGAACAGACACCTGAGagttcatacaggtgaaaagccttACAAATGTGTTCATTGTGGGATGGGCTTTTCCCAGATATCTCAATTAAATAgtcaccagagaattcatactggtgaaaagccctacaaatgtactcTGTGTGGGACATGCTTTTCCCAAACGTCTCATTTAAATagccaccagagaattcatacaggtgaaaagccctacaaatgtactcagtgtgggaagtcttTTTCCCACACAAGTACTTTAAATTGCCACATGAtgattcatacaggtgaaaagccgtGCAGATGTACTCagtgtggaaaatgtttttcccaaaaAAGTAGTTTAAATCGACACAAGAAgattcatacaggtgagaaaCCATGCAAATGtgctcagtgtgggaagtgtttttcccAAGCAAGTACTTTACATCGCCATAAGATGATTCATTCAAGTGAAGGGCCCTAG
- the LOC133121433 gene encoding zinc finger protein 271-like codes for MSSPKSAAVLHTCSMMQAGVCLRQDTETTLPELTEQHRIRLKEEELSGLESETECAAPGLNTLEPECVSAHSGVSDVHHTHTSVIKTEADLGSTHTGDLIKTESLDFTELGYETHLHPDQIKTETEDGGYLQAEHISDLHVIECVDELKCESSESLVSDLMNPVMTGACVDHKVNNPSLLNLLMQTKNIHTYECEIDPGEMACQCSQFEKTKSDLSKHRMIHNDEKPYKCTHCEKGFHRKCDLHNHLRTHVGKQPYKCSQCESFDSTTCLNTHLRIHTGEKPYKCTQCEKCFATKSNLNTHLRIHTGEKPYKCTQCEKSFHTKSILKKHQLIHTAERPYKCAQCEKCFRRKYDLKEHLKIHTGEKSYKCTQCEKSFPTKSNLYTHLRIHTVEKPHKCTQCEKSFYTNSKLKKHQIIHTGERPYKCAQCEKCFRRKYDLNKHLKIHTGEKPYKCTQCEKSFHTKSNLNTHLRIHTGEKPYKCTQCEKSFSTKSYLYKHLKIHTGEKPYKCPQCEKSFLTKSNLNTHLRFHTGEKPYKCTQCEKSFHTKSHLNTHLRFHTGEKPYKCTQCEKSFHTKSHLNTHLRIHTGEKPYKCTQCEKCFLRKSDLNEHLTIHTGEKSYKCTQCEKCFLRKSDLNTHLTIHTGEKPYKCTQCEKSFPTKSNLYTHLKIHTGEKPYKCTQCEKSFSTKSYLYKHLKIHTGEKPYKCPQCEKSFLTKSNLNTHLRFHTGEKPYKCTQCEKSFHTKSHLNAHLTIHTGEKPYKCTQCEKRFVTKYHLNAHLKIHTGEKKCPQCQKCFLRTSDLSKHLRIHTGIGPISVPNILLMPKDHLPQL; via the exons ATGTCATCGCCGAAAAGTG ctgcagttctgcacacCTGCAGTATGATGCAGGCAGGAGTCTGTCTGAGACAGGACACCGAGACAACactaccagagctcactgagcagcacaggatcagactgaaagaagaggaactcagtggactggagtcagagacagagtgtgctgcaccaggactcaacacactggagccagagtgtgttaGTGCACACAGCGGGGTCAGtgatgtacaccacacacacacatcagtgataaaaacagaagCTGATCTGGGCTCCACCCACACTGGGGATCTTATTAAGACAGAGAGCCTAGACTTTACAGAGCTGGGATATGAAAcccatctgcatcctgaccaaatcaaaacagagaCTGAAGATGGAGGATACCTTCAGGCAGAACACATCAGTGACCTGCATGTTATTGAATGTGTTGATGAATTGAAGTGTGAATCCAGTGAAAGTTTAGTGAGTGATCTCATGAACCCTGTGATGACTGGAGCTTGTGTTGATCACAAAGTTAATAACCCAAGCCTTTTGAATTTACTTATGCAAACTAAGAATATTCATACATATGAATGTGAAATTGATCCAGGTGAAATGGCATGCCAGTGTTCACAGTTTGAGAAAACAAAATCTGATTTAAGTAAGCACAGGATGATTCATAATGATGAAAAGCCATACAAGTGCACACACTGTGAGAAGGGTTTTCATAGAAAATGTGATTTACATAACCACTTGAGAACTCATGTAGGTAAACAGCCGTACAAGTGTTCACAGTGTGAGAGTTTTGATTCAACAACTTGTTTAAATacacacctgagaattcatacaggtgaaaaaccctacaagtgtacccagtgtgagaagtgttttgctacaaaatctaatttaaatacacacctgagaattcatacaggtgaaaaaccctacaagtgtacccagtgtgagaagagttttcatacaaaatctattttaaagAAGCACCAGCTTATTCATACAGCTGAAAGGCCATACAAGTGTGCGcagtgtgaaaagtgttttcgTCGAAAATACGATTTGAAAGAACACCtgaaaattcatacaggtgaaaaatcCTACAAGTGTAcccagtgtgagaagagttttcctacaaaatctaatttatatacgcacctgagaattcatacagttGAAAAACCCCACAAGTGTAcccagtgtgagaagagtttttatacaaattcaaaattaaaaaagcaccagattattcatacaggtgaaaggccatacaagtgtgcacagtgtgaaaagtgttttcgTCGAAAATACGATTTGAATAAACACCtgaaaattcatacaggtgaaaaaccctacaagtgtacccagtgtgagaagagttttcatacaaaatctaatttaaatacacacctgagaattcatacag gtgaaaaaccctacaagtgtacacagtgtgagaagagtttttctacaaaatcttatttatataaacacctgaaaattcatacaggtgaaaaaccctacaagtgtccccagtgtgagaagagttttcttacaaaatcaaatttaaatacacacctgagatttcatacaggtgaaaaaccctacaagtgtacacagtgtgagaagagttttcatacaaaatctcatttaaatacacacctgAGATTTCATACGggtgaaaaaccctacaagtgtacacagtgtgagaagagttttcatacaaaatctcatttaaatacacacctgagaattcatacaggtgaaaaaccctacaagtgtacacagtgtgaaaagtgttttcttCGAAAATCCGATTTGAATGAACACCTgacaattcatacaggtgaaaaatcCTACAAGTGTACCcagtgtgaaaagtgttttcttCGAAAATCCGATTTAAATACACACCTgacaattcatacaggtgaaaaaccctacaagtgtacccagtgtgagaagagttttcCTACAAAATCTAATTTATATACACACCtgaaaattcatacaggtgaaaaaccctacaagtgtacacagtgtgagaagagtttttctacaaaatcttatttatataaacacctgaaaattcatacaggtgaaaaaccctacaagtgtccccagtgtgagaagagttttcttacaaaatcaaatttaaatacacacctgagatttcatacaggtgaaaaaccctacaagtgtacacagtgtgagaagagttttcatacaaaatctcatttaaatgcacacctgacaattcatacaggtgaaaaaccctacaagTGTACCCAGTGTGAGAAGCGTTTTGTCACAAAATATCATTTGAATGCACACCTaaaaattcatacaggtgaaaaaaagTGTCCACAGTGTCAGAAGTGTTTTCTGAGAACATCTGATTTAAGTAaacacctgagaattcatacaggtatAGGACCTATAAGTGTGCCCAAT ATTCTGCTCATGCCCAAAGATCACCTACCCCAGCTTTAA
- the LOC133122630 gene encoding zinc finger protein 664-like: MKCESSESLVSDLMNTGMNGAGAEPWQCAGGPIPNYKKEEIHDLPTKYVDLNHYRDKNKKNQTNIVQESTDSGDKRINCPRANVIIEPNTVNSSTNPPKSPKIIQQKEIHRNKQAIHTGEKPYKCTQCKKCLHTKSGLNKHLIIHKRVKKLNMCTQCEKCFDTKKDLNTHLRIHTGEKPYKCSQCLKSFSKISHLNSHQRIHTDEKPYKCTQCEKSFKTKWYLHTHLRIHSGEKPFKCTRCEKCFLDKASLNKHQRIHTGEKPYKCSQCGKGFSHISNLNRHKQIHLDEKPYTCSQCGKCFSTISHLNIHQIIHTGEKPYKCSQCGKSFSRISDLNCHERIHTGEKPYKCTECEKCFNQKSSLNTHLRIHTGEKPYKCIHCGMCFSQMSHLIMHQRLHTGEKPCKCSQCGRCFTQLSALHYHKTIHTGEKPYKCSWCGKCFSTKSNLNMHHRIHEKPLKCSQCGKCFSRRFYLRRHQSLHNGEKP, from the coding sequence ATGAAGTGTGAATCCAGTGAAAGTTTAGTGAGTGATCTCATGAACACTGGGATGAATGGAGCTGGTGCTGAACCATGGCAATGTGCAGGAGGGCCGATTCCAAActataaaaaagaagaaattcatGATCTGCCGACCAAATATGTGGACTTAAATCATTACCGTGACAAGAATAAGAAAAATCAGACCAATATTGTCCAGGAGAGTACAGACAGTGGTGACAAACGTATAAATTGTCCAAGGGCAAATGTGATCATTGAACCCAACACAGTTAATTCAAGCACAAACCCCCCAAAAAGCCCCAAAATCATTCAACAGAAGGAAATTCATAGGAATAAACAGgcaattcatacaggtgaaaagccctacaaatgcaCACAGTGCAAGAAGTGCCTTCATACCAAATCTGGTTTAAATAAACACCTGATAATTCATAAAAGAGTTAAAAAGCTGAAcatgtgtacacagtgtgagaagtgttttgatacaaaaaaagatttaaatacACACCTCAGAatccatacaggtgaaaagccctacaaatgttcTCAGTGTCTGAAGTCCTTTTCCAAGATATCTCATTTAAATagccaccagagaattcatacagatGAAAAACCATACAAGTGTACTCAGTGTGAGAaatcttttaaaacaaaatggtatttacatacacacctgagaattcattcaggtgaaaagccaTTCAAGTGTACACggtgtgagaagtgttttctTGACAAAGCTTCTTTAAATAaacaccagagaattcatacaggtgaaaagccctacaaatgttctcagtgtgggaagGGCTTTTCCCACATATCGAATTTAAATCGCCACAAGCAAATTCATTTAGATGAAAAGCCCTACACATGttcacagtgtgggaagtgtttttccacaatatctcatttaaatatccaccagaTTATTCATAccggtgaaaagccctacaaatgttcTCAATGTGGGAAGTCCTTTTCCAGAATATCTGATTTGAATTGCCATGAGAGAatccatacaggtgaaaagccatacaagtgtacagagtgtgaaaagtgttttaatCAAAAATCCTCTTTAAATACACACTTGAGAATTCATACGggtgaaaagccatacaaatgtattcactgtgGGATGTGCTTTTCCCAAATGTCTCATTTAATTATGCACCAAAGacttcatacaggtgaaaaaccctgcaaatgttctcagtgtggtAGGTGTTTTACCCAGTTAAGTGCATTGCATTACCACAAGACAATTcacacaggtgaaaagccctacaaatgttcttggtgtgggaagtgcttttccacAAAATCTAACTTAAATATGCACCACAGAATTCATGAAAAGCCCCTCAAATGTTCTCaatgtgggaagtgcttttccagAAGATTTTATTTAAGAAGACACCAGAGCCTTCATAATGGTGAAAAGCCCTAG